A stretch of Dermochelys coriacea isolate rDerCor1 chromosome 6, rDerCor1.pri.v4, whole genome shotgun sequence DNA encodes these proteins:
- the ODF3 gene encoding outer dense fiber protein 3 → MDDSAWVGTWRPHRSRGPIMAHFTSPGPKYSIQGTTGYLKHNPTKRKAPAYTFKWARPSLHEACSPGPRYYVEPVMTRKGKEVAPAYTMCRRPKVKTEVTPGPSDYSPEKSKKHVYESAPVHSISFRTGSFRVDSTPGPGAYTIPRVMGPNTVDKVASPCYSMKWKSKVGRFDEDLHKTPGPAAYKKTDTDVYKKRAPKYSMSSRTKPAGTVRHPGPGDYYPGKITLTKPCAPVVTFGIRHSEYTMPLTVDVY, encoded by the exons ATGGATGACAGCGCTTGGGTGGGGACCTGGAGGCCTCATCGTTCAAGGGGCCCAATAATGGCCCACTTTACCAGCCCAGGACCAAAGTACTCAATACAGGGAACAACAG GTTACCTGAAGCACAACCCCACCAAAAGGAAAGCCCCTGCCTACACTTTTAAGTGGGCAAGGCCCTCACTCCATGAAGCCTGTTCTCCGGGTCCTCGTTACTATGTGGAACCTGTAATGaccaggaagggaaaggaagttgCCCCAGCTTATACCATGTGTAGGCGCCCCAAGGTGAAAACTGAGGTCACACCTGGCCCAA GCGATTATTCACCAGAGAAGTCAAAAAAGCATGTTTATGAATCTGCTCCTGTGCACTCCATATCATTCAGGACTGGGAGCTTCAGAGTAGACAGCACTCCAG gtCCTGGTGCATACACTATCCCTCGGGTGATGGGACCTAACACAGTGGACAAAGTGGCTAGCCCTTGTTATTCCATGAAATGGAAGAGTAAGGTTGGTCGCTTTGATGAGGATCTCCATAAG ACCCCGGGTCCAGCTGCATATAAAAAGACAGACACTGATGTGTACAAAAAGAGAGCCCCCAAGTACAGCATGAGCTCGCGGACTAAGCCTGCAGGAACTGTTAGACATCCTGGACCAGGAGACTATTATCCCGGAAAG ATAACACTGACCAAGCCTTGTGCCCCAGTTGTTACCTTCGGAATCCGACACTCTGAGTATACAATGCCTTTGACAGTGGATGTCTATTGA